A stretch of Oncorhynchus mykiss isolate Arlee chromosome 12, USDA_OmykA_1.1, whole genome shotgun sequence DNA encodes these proteins:
- the mzt2b gene encoding mitotic-spindle organizing protein 2 isoform X1 has protein sequence MSHSQQQSAPGPLPTAPDSPAMGVTVSGNVTKYAMKKKKILNAEESELFELTQAAGIAMDQEVFKIIVDLLKMNVAPLAVFQTLKAMCAGQRIADTSMGDSSTASYPNTTTTTTAPTEPREEDSVVSGTKSFKPPAPPLTSSTTSSSAGPRPTRVNSKMVYDTSSPHSQVRSKTGAGHGEKSREGSSQRVPRQPSATRGQKTTKSSGSSSSSSQVTPTTTN, from the exons ATGTCTCACTCTCAGCAGCAGTCCGCCCCCGGGCCCCTCCCCACGGCCCCAGACTCCCCTGCCATGGGCGTGACGGTCAGCGGCAACGTCACCAAGTATgccatgaagaagaagaagatcctCAACGCCGAGGAGAGTGAGCTATTTGAGTTGACGCAGGCCGCAGGCATCGCCATGGACCAGGAGGTCTTCAA GATCATTGTGGACCTGTTGAAGATGAATGTGGCTCCACTGGCTGTGTTCCAGACCCTGAAGGCAATGTGTGCTGGCCAGAGGATAGCTGACACCTCCATGGGAGACTCCTCCACCGCCTCCTACcccaacaccaccactaccaccacagcCCCTACAGAACCCAGAG AAGAGGACTCTGTTGTGTCTGGCACTAAAAGCTTTAAGCCCCCTGcacctcccctcacctcctccaccacctcctcctctgctGGCCCCAGGCCCACCAGGGTCAACTCTAAGATGGTCTAcgacacctcctctcctcactctcaaG TGCGTAGTAAAACGGGTGCTGGCCAcggggagaagagcagagagggtTCCAGCCAGAGGGTGCCACGCCAGCCCAGCGCCACCAGGGGGCAGAAGACCACCAAGAGCTCTGGAAGCAGCAGCTCCTCCTCACAGGTCACCCCAACTACCACCAACTAG
- the mzt2b gene encoding mitotic-spindle organizing protein 2 isoform X2 has product MSHSQQQSAPGPLPTAPDSPAMGVTVSGNVTKYAMKKKKILNAEESELFELTQAAGIAMDQEVFKIIVDLLKMNVAPLAVFQTLKAMCAGQRIADTSMGDSSTASYPNTTTTTTAPTEPRVRSKTGAGHGEKSREGSSQRVPRQPSATRGQKTTKSSGSSSSSSQVTPTTTN; this is encoded by the exons ATGTCTCACTCTCAGCAGCAGTCCGCCCCCGGGCCCCTCCCCACGGCCCCAGACTCCCCTGCCATGGGCGTGACGGTCAGCGGCAACGTCACCAAGTATgccatgaagaagaagaagatcctCAACGCCGAGGAGAGTGAGCTATTTGAGTTGACGCAGGCCGCAGGCATCGCCATGGACCAGGAGGTCTTCAA GATCATTGTGGACCTGTTGAAGATGAATGTGGCTCCACTGGCTGTGTTCCAGACCCTGAAGGCAATGTGTGCTGGCCAGAGGATAGCTGACACCTCCATGGGAGACTCCTCCACCGCCTCCTACcccaacaccaccactaccaccacagcCCCTACAGAACCCAGAG TGCGTAGTAAAACGGGTGCTGGCCAcggggagaagagcagagagggtTCCAGCCAGAGGGTGCCACGCCAGCCCAGCGCCACCAGGGGGCAGAAGACCACCAAGAGCTCTGGAAGCAGCAGCTCCTCCTCACAGGTCACCCCAACTACCACCAACTAG